The following are from one region of the Streptomyces tuirus genome:
- a CDS encoding sugar porter family MFS transporter, producing the protein MTSTAQAPQSGARTAHPDHLGHVIFIAAAAAMGGFLFGYDSSVINGAVEAIRGRYDVGSAALAQVIAIALIGCAVGAATAGRIADRIGRIRCMQIAAVLFTVSAVGSALPFALWDLAFWRVVGGFAIGMASVIGPAYIAEVAPPAYRGRLGSFQQAAIVIGIAVSQLVNWGLLNAADGDQRGKLMGLEAWQVMLGVMVIPAVLYGLLSFAIPESPRFLISVGKHERAREILAEVEGKDVDLDARVAEIEGAMKSEHKSSFKDLLGGSFFFKPIVWVGIGLSVFQQFVGINVAFYYSSTLWQSVGVDPADSFFYSFTTSIINIVGTVVAMIFVDRIGRRPLAIIGSVGMVVGLALEAWAFSYHLVDGKLPAAQGWIALIAAHLFVLFFALSWGAVVWVMLGEMFPNRIRAAALGVAAAAQWIANWAITASFPSLADWNLSATYVIYTAFAALSIPFVLKFVKETKGKALEEMG; encoded by the coding sequence GTGACCAGCACAGCGCAGGCACCCCAGTCAGGAGCCAGGACGGCTCACCCCGATCATCTCGGGCACGTCATCTTCATCGCGGCGGCGGCCGCGATGGGCGGTTTCCTCTTCGGCTACGACAGCTCCGTGATCAACGGCGCCGTCGAGGCCATCCGCGGCCGCTACGACGTCGGCTCCGCAGCCCTGGCCCAGGTCATCGCCATCGCCCTCATCGGCTGCGCCGTCGGCGCAGCCACCGCCGGCCGTATAGCCGACCGCATCGGCCGTATCCGGTGCATGCAGATCGCCGCGGTCCTCTTCACGGTCAGCGCCGTCGGCTCGGCGCTGCCCTTCGCCCTGTGGGACCTCGCCTTCTGGCGCGTCGTCGGCGGCTTCGCCATCGGCATGGCCTCCGTGATCGGCCCGGCCTACATCGCCGAGGTCGCCCCGCCCGCCTACCGCGGCCGGCTCGGCTCCTTCCAGCAGGCCGCGATCGTCATCGGCATCGCCGTGTCGCAGCTGGTCAACTGGGGCCTGCTGAACGCCGCCGACGGCGACCAGCGCGGCAAGCTGATGGGCCTGGAGGCCTGGCAGGTCATGCTCGGCGTCATGGTCATCCCGGCCGTCCTCTACGGGCTGCTCTCCTTCGCCATCCCCGAGTCCCCGCGCTTCCTGATCTCCGTCGGCAAGCACGAGCGCGCCCGGGAGATCCTCGCCGAGGTCGAGGGCAAGGACGTCGACCTGGACGCCCGTGTCGCCGAGATCGAGGGCGCCATGAAGAGCGAGCACAAGTCGAGCTTCAAGGACCTGCTCGGCGGCAGCTTCTTCTTCAAGCCGATCGTCTGGGTCGGCATCGGCCTGTCGGTCTTCCAGCAGTTCGTCGGCATCAACGTCGCGTTCTACTACTCCTCGACGCTGTGGCAGTCGGTCGGCGTCGACCCCGCCGACTCGTTCTTCTACTCCTTCACCACGTCGATCATCAACATCGTCGGCACCGTCGTCGCGATGATCTTCGTCGACCGTATCGGACGCAGGCCGCTCGCGATCATCGGCTCGGTCGGCATGGTCGTCGGCCTGGCGCTGGAGGCCTGGGCGTTCTCGTACCACCTCGTCGACGGCAAGCTGCCGGCCGCGCAGGGCTGGATCGCCCTGATCGCCGCGCACCTCTTCGTCCTCTTCTTCGCCCTGTCCTGGGGCGCGGTCGTCTGGGTCATGCTCGGCGAGATGTTCCCGAACCGGATCCGTGCCGCCGCGCTGGGCGTGGCCGCCGCCGCGCAGTGGATCGCCAACTGGGCCATCACCGCGAGCTTCCCGTCGCTGGCCGACTGGAACCTCTCCGCGACGTACGTGATCTACACCGCGTTCGCCGCGCTGTCGATCCCGTTCGTCCTGAAGTTCGTCAAGGAGACCAAGGGCAAGGCCCTGGAGGAGATGGGCTAG
- a CDS encoding CAP domain-containing protein, whose protein sequence is MGRHRRSDAGRAATGRATGITHPDGFAEGHDPLYPTVDDAPTMGIAPYLNPEAYAGSYAKTEAYLFGTEASAAGDRYDDTAVFASDGFGGDGFGGDGFGNDGFGGDGFTPDGGARRAGSHRRRKKTARPVRTGLLGVSAAVALGTVAVATGAVPGLDNYKLGGGGGTDKVQAGNTPTNTPVEQGGTSGSADSRDEAPTSRDAERSGSPSPSAPESSAAPTKTPEKPEKTQEKTPEKKAPAATPSQKPDDTPSRTATKAPKKPSAPAAPSGESAAAAQVLSLVNEERAKVGCSPVTASSALAGLAQSYSEDMAARGFFDHTDPDGSTPWDRAEKAGISNLGGENIARGQADAAAVMDAWMNSPGHRANILNCDFKTLGVGVELGSGGPWWTQNFGY, encoded by the coding sequence ATGGGACGCCACCGACGCTCGGACGCCGGACGCGCCGCCACGGGCCGCGCCACGGGAATCACCCACCCCGACGGCTTCGCGGAGGGTCACGATCCGCTGTACCCCACCGTGGACGACGCCCCGACGATGGGCATCGCGCCCTATCTGAACCCGGAGGCGTACGCCGGCAGCTACGCGAAGACCGAGGCCTACCTGTTCGGGACCGAGGCGTCTGCCGCGGGTGACCGCTACGACGACACGGCGGTCTTCGCGAGCGACGGATTCGGAGGCGACGGATTCGGAGGCGACGGATTCGGGAACGACGGCTTCGGAGGCGACGGCTTCACGCCCGACGGCGGCGCCCGGCGGGCCGGTTCGCACCGCCGCCGCAAGAAGACCGCCCGGCCCGTGCGCACCGGCCTGCTCGGTGTCTCCGCCGCCGTCGCCCTCGGCACGGTCGCGGTCGCCACCGGCGCCGTGCCCGGCCTCGACAACTACAAGCTCGGCGGAGGCGGCGGGACCGACAAGGTCCAGGCCGGAAACACCCCGACGAACACCCCGGTCGAGCAGGGCGGCACCTCCGGCAGCGCCGACAGCCGGGACGAGGCGCCGACCAGCCGTGACGCCGAGCGTTCCGGCTCCCCGTCGCCGTCCGCCCCGGAGTCGTCGGCCGCGCCGACGAAGACGCCGGAGAAGCCGGAGAAGACGCAGGAGAAGACCCCGGAGAAGAAGGCGCCGGCGGCCACTCCGAGCCAGAAGCCGGACGACACGCCCTCCCGTACGGCCACGAAGGCGCCGAAGAAGCCCAGCGCCCCCGCCGCCCCGTCCGGGGAGTCCGCCGCGGCGGCCCAGGTCCTCAGCCTCGTGAACGAGGAGCGGGCCAAGGTGGGCTGCAGCCCGGTCACCGCCAGCAGCGCTCTGGCGGGGCTGGCCCAGAGCTACAGCGAGGACATGGCCGCGCGGGGCTTCTTCGACCACACCGACCCGGACGGCAGCACCCCCTGGGACCGGGCCGAGAAGGCCGGGATATCCAACCTCGGCGGCGAGAACATCGCCCGCGGCCAGGCCGACGCCGCGGCCGTGATGGACGCCTGGATGAACAGCCCCGGCCACCGCGCCAACATACTGAACTGCGACTTCAAGACGCTGGGCGTCGGCGTCGAACTCGGCTCCGGCGGTCCCTGGTGGACGCAGAACTTCGGTTACTGA
- a CDS encoding YceD family protein produces MALNARLDHRNPLVFDTHELGRRPGALQRLTRTVDAPRDLGIQGVIGVPEGAPVELGLRLESVMEGVLVTGTARAVAEGECVRCLEPLEQELEAEFQEMFSYPDADDRGRVIAEPGDDAEDDEDRLFLEDGLFDLEPVLRDAVVLALPMQPVCREDCPGLCAECGARLADDPDHHHDAVDIRWAALQGLAGTMKDGEKDEMSGAEAEAGVDEKQEK; encoded by the coding sequence ATGGCCCTGAACGCCCGCCTCGACCACCGCAACCCTCTCGTGTTCGACACACACGAGCTGGGACGGCGTCCTGGTGCGCTGCAGCGCCTGACCCGCACGGTCGACGCTCCCAGGGACCTCGGTATCCAGGGAGTCATCGGAGTGCCGGAAGGCGCCCCGGTGGAGCTCGGACTCCGTCTGGAGTCGGTCATGGAAGGGGTGCTCGTCACAGGCACCGCCCGTGCCGTCGCCGAGGGGGAGTGCGTAAGGTGTCTGGAGCCGCTCGAGCAGGAGCTCGAAGCGGAGTTCCAGGAGATGTTCTCGTACCCTGACGCCGACGACCGGGGCCGCGTGATCGCGGAACCGGGCGACGACGCCGAGGACGACGAGGACAGGCTCTTCCTCGAGGACGGCTTGTTCGACCTCGAGCCCGTGCTGCGTGATGCGGTGGTGCTCGCACTGCCGATGCAGCCGGTGTGCCGGGAAGACTGCCCCGGTCTGTGCGCCGAGTGCGGCGCGCGGCTGGCGGACGACCCGGACCACCACCACGACGCCGTCGACATCCGTTGGGCGGCATTGCAGGGACTCGCCGGCACCATGAAGGACGGCGAGAAGGACGAGATGAGCGGCGCCGAAGCGGAAGCGGGCGTCGACGAGAAGCAGGAGAAGTAG
- the rnc gene encoding ribonuclease III: protein MRGTVSTPKNKSSRASGSAPADNQASSHTLLEGRLGYKLESALLVRALTHRSYAYENGGLPTNERLEFLGDSVLGLVVTDTLYRTHPDLPEGQLAKLRAAVVNSRALAEVGRGLDLGSFIRLGRGEEGTGGRDKASILADTLEAVIGAVYLDQGLDSAAELVHRLFDPLIEKSSNLGAGLDWKTSLQELTATEGLGVPEYLVTETGPDHEKTFTAAARVGGVSYGTGTGRSKKEAEQQAAESAWRSIRAAADERAKAAKAAEETQTAAAQAARTVTDGPADG, encoded by the coding sequence GTGAGAGGCACTGTGTCCACGCCTAAGAACAAGTCTTCCCGTGCGAGCGGGAGTGCTCCGGCGGACAACCAGGCCTCGTCCCACACGCTTCTGGAAGGGCGGCTCGGCTACAAGCTCGAGTCCGCCCTTCTGGTGCGCGCACTGACCCACCGGTCGTACGCATACGAGAACGGCGGTCTGCCGACCAACGAGCGTCTGGAGTTCCTCGGGGACTCCGTCCTCGGCCTCGTGGTCACGGACACGCTGTACCGCACCCACCCCGACCTCCCAGAAGGCCAGCTGGCCAAGCTGCGGGCCGCGGTGGTCAACTCGCGTGCGCTCGCCGAAGTGGGCCGAGGGCTCGACCTGGGCTCCTTCATCCGGCTCGGCCGGGGCGAAGAGGGCACGGGCGGCCGGGACAAGGCGTCCATCCTCGCCGACACGCTGGAAGCGGTGATCGGCGCGGTCTACCTCGACCAGGGACTGGACTCGGCGGCGGAGCTGGTGCACCGCCTGTTCGACCCCCTGATCGAAAAGTCTTCGAACCTCGGAGCCGGCCTGGACTGGAAGACCAGTCTCCAGGAGCTCACCGCGACCGAGGGGCTCGGTGTTCCCGAGTACCTGGTCACGGAGACCGGCCCCGACCATGAGAAGACCTTCACTGCTGCCGCCCGCGTCGGAGGCGTCTCGTACGGCACCGGCACCGGCCGCAGCAAGAAGGAGGCGGAGCAGCAGGCCGCCGAGTCCGCATGGCGGTCCATCCGCGCCGCGGCGGACGAGCGTGCCAAGGCGGCGAAGGCCGCCGAGGAGACGCAGACGGCAGCTGCTCAGGCCGCCCGGACGGTCACCGACGGCCCCGCCGACGGCTGA
- the smc gene encoding chromosome segregation protein SMC — translation MHLKALTLRGFKSFASATTLRFEPGITCVVGPNGSGKSNVVDALSWVMGEQGAKSLRGGKMEDVIFAGTTGRPPLGRAEVSLTIDNSDGALPIEYAEVTITRIMFRNGGSEYQINGDTCRLLDIQELLSDSGIGREMHVIVGQGQLDSVLHADPMGRRAFIEEAAGVLKHRKRKEKALRKLDAMQANLARVQDLTDELRRQLKPLGRQAAVARRAAVIQADLRDARLRLLADDLVRLRDALKAEVADEAALKERKESAEQDLRKAQQREALLEDEVRQLTPRLQRAQQTWHELSQLAERVRGTISLADARVKSATSAPPEERRGRDPEDMEREAARIREQEAELEAALEAAERALEDTVAHRAELERALIQEERRLKDAARAIADRREGLARLSGQVNAARSRAASAQAEIERLAAARDEAQERAVAAQEEYEALKTEVDGLDAGDADLAEQHEAAKQQLADAEAALTAAREAATAAERGRAATQARHEALALGLRRKDGTGILLAAKDRLSGLLGPAAELLTVTPGYEVAVAAAFGVAADALAVTSPSAAAEAIRMLRKQDGGRATLLLAGAADPRGAGNRATSTEGPADARHPCAADLVRGPDDLMPTVRRLLHDIVIVGTLEDAEDLVYTHPGLTAVTAEGDLLGTHFAHGGSAGAPSLLEVQASVDEAAAELEELAVRCEELTGAQHEAVERRKECAALVEDVGERRRAADREKSAVAQQLGRLAGQARGAAGEAERSTAAAARAQEALDRALEEVGELAERLAVAEEMPIEEEPDTSARDRLAADGANARQTEMEARLQARTHEERVKGLAGRADSLDRAARAEREARARAEQRRARLRHEAAVAEAVGSGARQLLAHVEVSLARADEERTAAEAAKARREQELARARTEGRDLKAELDKLTDSVHRGEVLGAEKRLRIEQLETKALEELGVEPAGLVAEYGPHQLVPPSPPAEGEELPEDPEHPRNRPRPYLRAEQEKRLKAAERAYQQLGKVNPLALEEFAALEERHQFLSEQLEDLKKTRADLLQVVKEVDERVEQVFTEAYRDTAREFEGVFSRLFPGGEGRLILTDPDNMLTTGVDVEARPPGKKVKRLSLLSGGERSLTAVAMLVSIFKARPSPFYVMDEVEAALDDTNLQRLIRIMQELQEASQLIVITHQKRTMEVADALYGVSMQGDGVSKVISQRLR, via the coding sequence GTGCACCTCAAGGCCCTGACCCTCCGCGGGTTCAAGTCGTTCGCCTCGGCGACCACCCTCCGGTTCGAGCCGGGGATCACGTGCGTCGTCGGACCGAACGGCTCGGGCAAGTCCAACGTCGTCGACGCGCTCAGCTGGGTCATGGGCGAGCAGGGCGCCAAATCGCTGCGCGGCGGCAAGATGGAGGACGTCATCTTCGCCGGCACCACCGGCCGCCCCCCGCTGGGCCGCGCCGAGGTGTCCCTGACCATCGACAACTCCGACGGGGCCCTGCCCATCGAGTACGCCGAGGTCACCATCACGCGGATCATGTTCCGCAACGGCGGCAGCGAGTACCAGATCAACGGCGACACCTGCCGCCTCCTCGACATCCAGGAACTCCTCTCCGACTCCGGCATCGGCCGCGAGATGCACGTCATCGTCGGCCAGGGCCAGCTCGACTCCGTGCTGCACGCCGACCCCATGGGCCGCCGCGCCTTCATCGAGGAGGCCGCCGGCGTCCTCAAGCACCGCAAGCGCAAAGAGAAGGCGCTGCGCAAGCTGGACGCGATGCAGGCCAACCTTGCGCGCGTGCAGGACCTCACCGACGAGCTCAGACGGCAGCTCAAGCCCCTCGGCCGCCAGGCCGCCGTCGCCCGCAGGGCCGCCGTCATCCAGGCCGACCTGCGCGACGCCCGCCTGCGCCTGCTGGCCGACGACCTCGTACGGCTCCGGGACGCCCTCAAGGCCGAGGTCGCCGACGAGGCCGCGCTGAAGGAGCGCAAGGAGTCCGCCGAGCAGGACCTGCGCAAGGCGCAACAGCGCGAGGCCCTCCTGGAGGACGAGGTCCGGCAGCTCACGCCGCGGCTCCAGCGCGCCCAGCAGACCTGGCACGAGCTCTCCCAGCTCGCCGAACGGGTGCGCGGCACCATCTCGCTGGCCGACGCCCGGGTGAAGAGCGCCACCTCCGCGCCCCCCGAGGAGCGGCGCGGCCGCGACCCCGAGGACATGGAACGCGAGGCCGCCCGCATCCGTGAGCAGGAGGCCGAGCTGGAGGCGGCCCTGGAGGCGGCCGAACGCGCCCTGGAGGACACGGTCGCCCACCGCGCCGAGCTGGAACGCGCGCTCATCCAGGAGGAGCGGCGCCTGAAAGACGCCGCCCGCGCCATCGCCGACCGGCGCGAGGGCCTGGCCCGGCTCAGCGGCCAGGTCAACGCCGCCCGCTCCCGCGCTGCCTCCGCCCAGGCCGAGATCGAACGCCTGGCCGCCGCCCGCGACGAGGCGCAGGAACGTGCCGTCGCCGCCCAGGAGGAGTACGAGGCCCTCAAAACCGAGGTCGACGGCCTCGACGCCGGCGACGCCGACCTCGCCGAACAGCACGAGGCCGCGAAGCAGCAGCTCGCCGACGCGGAGGCCGCCCTCACGGCCGCCCGCGAGGCCGCCACGGCCGCGGAACGGGGGCGCGCCGCCACCCAGGCCCGGCACGAGGCCCTGGCCCTCGGCCTGCGCCGCAAGGACGGCACCGGAATACTGCTCGCGGCGAAGGACCGCCTCTCCGGCCTGCTCGGCCCTGCGGCGGAACTCCTGACGGTGACTCCCGGCTACGAGGTCGCCGTGGCAGCAGCGTTCGGTGTTGCCGCTGACGCGTTGGCCGTCACCAGCCCTTCGGCGGCGGCCGAGGCCATCCGCATGCTGCGAAAGCAGGACGGAGGCCGGGCAACTCTGCTCTTGGCAGGAGCTGCCGACCCCAGGGGCGCGGGAAACCGCGCGACCAGCACCGAAGGACCCGCAGACGCACGACACCCCTGTGCGGCAGACCTGGTCCGCGGCCCCGACGACCTCATGCCGACCGTACGCCGGCTCCTGCACGACATCGTCATCGTCGGCACCCTCGAAGACGCCGAAGACCTCGTCTACACCCACCCCGGCCTCACCGCCGTCACCGCCGAAGGCGACCTCCTCGGCACCCACTTCGCCCACGGTGGCTCCGCCGGCGCCCCCAGCCTTCTCGAAGTGCAGGCCTCCGTCGACGAGGCCGCCGCCGAACTGGAAGAGCTGGCGGTGCGCTGCGAGGAGCTGACCGGGGCCCAGCACGAGGCCGTCGAACGGCGCAAGGAGTGCGCCGCGCTCGTCGAGGACGTGGGGGAGCGGCGCCGGGCCGCCGACCGGGAGAAGTCGGCCGTCGCCCAGCAGCTCGGCCGCCTCGCCGGACAGGCACGGGGCGCCGCGGGGGAGGCCGAGCGGTCCACCGCCGCCGCGGCCCGGGCGCAGGAGGCCCTCGACCGGGCGCTCGAAGAGGTCGGGGAACTCGCCGAGCGGCTCGCCGTCGCCGAGGAGATGCCGATCGAGGAGGAGCCCGACACCTCCGCCCGGGACCGGCTCGCCGCCGACGGAGCCAACGCCCGCCAGACCGAGATGGAGGCCCGCCTCCAGGCCCGTACGCACGAGGAACGGGTCAAGGGACTGGCCGGGCGGGCCGACTCGCTCGACCGGGCCGCCCGCGCCGAACGCGAGGCACGCGCGCGTGCCGAGCAGCGACGGGCCCGGCTGCGGCACGAGGCGGCCGTCGCCGAGGCCGTCGGCTCGGGTGCGCGGCAGCTGCTCGCGCACGTCGAGGTCTCCCTGGCCCGTGCCGACGAGGAGCGCACCGCCGCCGAGGCCGCGAAGGCCCGCCGGGAGCAGGAACTCGCCCGCGCCCGCACCGAGGGGCGCGATCTCAAGGCCGAGCTCGACAAGTTGACGGATTCGGTCCACCGCGGAGAGGTACTCGGCGCCGAGAAGCGGCTGCGCATCGAGCAGCTGGAGACCAAGGCGCTGGAGGAGCTGGGTGTCGAACCGGCCGGACTGGTGGCGGAGTACGGTCCGCACCAGCTCGTGCCGCCCTCGCCCCCCGCCGAGGGGGAGGAGCTGCCGGAGGACCCGGAGCACCCGCGCAACCGGCCCCGGCCGTATCTCCGGGCCGAGCAGGAGAAGCGCCTCAAGGCCGCCGAGCGTGCCTACCAGCAGCTCGGCAAGGTGAACCCGCTCGCCCTGGAGGAGTTCGCCGCGCTGGAGGAACGCCACCAGTTCCTCAGCGAGCAGCTCGAGGACCTCAAGAAGACCCGGGCGGATCTCCTGCAGGTGGTGAAGGAGGTCGACGAGCGGGTCGAGCAGGTCTTCACCGAGGCCTATCGCGACACGGCCCGGGAGTTCGAGGGCGTCTTCAGCCGGCTGTTCCCCGGCGGCGAGGGGCGGCTGATCCTGACCGACCCCGACAACATGCTCACCACGGGCGTGGACGTCGAGGCGCGTCCGCCGGGCAAGAAGGTCAAGCGGCTGTCGCTGCTCTCGGGCGGGGAACGGTCGCTGACCGCCGTGGCGATGCTCGTGTCGATCTTCAAGGCGCGGCCCAGCCCGTTCTACGTCATGGACGAGGTCGAGGCCGCCCTCGACGACACCAATCTCCAGCGGCTGATCCGGATCATGCAGGAGCTCCAGGAGGCCTCCCAGCTGATCGTGATCACCCACCAGAAGCGCACGATGGAGGTCGCCGACGCGCTCTACGGCGTCTCCATGCAGGGCGACGGTGTGTCGAAGGTCATCAGCCAGCGCCTGCGCTAG
- the mutM gene encoding bifunctional DNA-formamidopyrimidine glycosylase/DNA-(apurinic or apyrimidinic site) lyase codes for MPELPEVEVVRRGLERWVAHRTVAEAEVLHPRAVRRHIAGADDFAHRLKGHRIGVPSRRGKYLWLPLEDTDQSVLAHLGMSGQLLVQPHTAPDEKHLRIRVRFTDALDTELRFVDQRTFGGLSLHETTPDGLPDVIAHIARDPLDELFDDEAFHQALRRKRSTIKRALLDQSLISGVGNIYADEALWRARIHYERPTAGFSRPRTLALLGHVRDVMNAALSVGGTSFDSLYVNVNGESGYFDRSLDAYGREGLPCRRCGTPMRRRPWMNRSSYYCPKCQRPPRITP; via the coding sequence ATGCCCGAGTTGCCCGAGGTCGAGGTCGTACGGCGCGGTCTCGAGCGGTGGGTCGCCCACCGGACCGTCGCCGAGGCCGAGGTGCTGCACCCGCGCGCGGTGCGCCGCCACATCGCCGGCGCCGACGACTTCGCGCACCGCCTGAAGGGCCACCGCATCGGCGTCCCCAGCCGCCGCGGCAAGTACCTGTGGCTGCCCCTGGAGGACACCGACCAGTCGGTCCTGGCCCACCTCGGCATGAGCGGCCAGCTGCTGGTGCAGCCGCACACGGCACCGGACGAGAAGCACCTGCGCATCCGCGTCCGCTTCACGGACGCCCTGGACACCGAACTCCGCTTCGTCGACCAGCGCACCTTCGGCGGCCTCTCGCTGCACGAGACCACCCCTGACGGCCTGCCCGACGTCATCGCGCACATCGCCCGGGACCCGCTCGACGAGCTCTTCGACGACGAGGCGTTCCACCAGGCGCTGCGCCGCAAGCGGTCCACGATCAAGCGGGCCCTGCTGGACCAGTCGCTGATCAGCGGCGTCGGCAACATCTACGCGGACGAGGCCCTGTGGCGCGCCCGCATCCACTACGAGCGCCCGACCGCCGGCTTCTCGCGCCCGCGCACCCTCGCGCTCCTGGGCCATGTGCGGGACGTGATGAACGCGGCTCTCTCCGTGGGCGGCACCAGCTTCGACAGCCTGTACGTCAACGTCAACGGCGAGTCGGGGTACTTCGACCGGTCCCTCGACGCGTACGGCCGTGAGGGCCTGCCCTGCCGGCGCTGCGGCACGCCCATGCGGCGGCGGCCCTGGATGAACCGGTCGAGCTACTACTGCCCGAAGTGCCAGCGACCGCCGCGGATCACGCCCTAG
- the rpmF gene encoding 50S ribosomal protein L32, producing the protein MAVPKRKMSRSNTRHRRSQWKAAVPTLVACERCHEPKQQHIACPSCGTYNKRQVLEV; encoded by the coding sequence GTGGCTGTTCCGAAGCGGAAGATGTCGCGCAGCAACACGCGCCACCGCCGGTCGCAGTGGAAGGCTGCGGTCCCCACCCTGGTTGCGTGCGAGCGCTGCCACGAGCCCAAGCAGCAGCACATCGCGTGCCCGTCTTGCGGCACCTACAACAAGCGCCAGGTCCTCGAGGTCTGA
- a CDS encoding winged helix-turn-helix transcriptional regulator, producing MTTTQELTEGLGDLPYNVFAKACPSRGTLEHVMGRWGGLTLGALYEGSLRFNELRRRVDGVSEKMLSQTLHALERDGLVHREAQPTNPPRVDYELTPLGRQVAERLLALIHFVEGSMDEVLAARERYDSARA from the coding sequence ATGACCACCACCCAGGAGCTCACGGAGGGGCTCGGCGACCTCCCGTACAACGTGTTCGCCAAGGCCTGTCCGTCGCGCGGCACGCTGGAGCACGTCATGGGCCGCTGGGGCGGCCTCACGCTCGGCGCCCTGTACGAGGGCTCGCTGCGCTTCAACGAGTTGCGCCGCCGGGTCGACGGGGTGAGCGAGAAGATGCTGTCCCAGACGCTGCACGCCCTGGAGCGCGACGGCCTCGTCCACCGCGAGGCCCAGCCGACCAACCCGCCCCGGGTGGACTACGAACTGACGCCGCTGGGGCGCCAGGTGGCCGAGCGGCTGCTCGCCCTGATCCACTTCGTGGAGGGCAGCATGGACGAGGTGCTGGCCGCGCGCGAGCGGTACGACTCCGCTAGGGCGTGA
- a CDS encoding acylphosphatase: MSEDVRLVAWVRGRVQGVGFRWFTRAKALEIGGLSGFALNLGDGRVQVVAEGGREGCEGLLEWLHGDDTPGRVDGVTEIWDTPRGGYDGFAIR; this comes from the coding sequence ATGAGCGAGGATGTGCGACTGGTCGCCTGGGTGCGTGGACGCGTCCAAGGTGTGGGTTTCCGCTGGTTCACGCGGGCCAAGGCGTTGGAGATCGGCGGCCTGAGTGGCTTTGCTCTCAATTTGGGCGACGGGCGGGTCCAAGTGGTCGCCGAGGGCGGGCGCGAAGGCTGCGAAGGGCTGCTGGAGTGGCTCCACGGTGACGACACGCCCGGACGCGTGGACGGCGTCACCGAGATCTGGGACACACCTCGCGGCGGCTACGACGGCTTCGCCATCCGGTGA